One stretch of Leadbetterella byssophila DSM 17132 DNA includes these proteins:
- a CDS encoding 2OG-Fe(II) oxygenase: MKLYFNTAELQALAKSKAKEYKTAKPFPHISIDNFMDPEPLERVLADFPSPDVKIWKEYENYFEGKLEAQGEEKVSDFTSQLLYQFNSAPFIYFLETLTGIPNLMPDPYFVGGGLHQLKPGGKLGVHADFNMHGKLPHLSRRINAILYLNKDWKPEYNGDLELWDTDMTKCEVKIAPLFNRLVVFDVTDFNYHGVPEIISCPEGMTRKSIGLFYFTVGRPEGEVIPGKKSTLFKARPGEEVPEGTHFTRDNYDGVKVKKNFNWFIGQILPPFVTNLLKK, encoded by the coding sequence ATGAAGTTATATTTTAACACGGCTGAACTTCAAGCACTAGCGAAGTCAAAAGCTAAGGAATACAAAACCGCTAAACCTTTTCCACACATTTCTATTGATAATTTCATGGACCCCGAACCTCTGGAAAGGGTTCTGGCAGACTTTCCTAGTCCGGATGTAAAGATCTGGAAGGAGTACGAAAATTATTTTGAAGGAAAACTGGAAGCCCAAGGAGAAGAAAAAGTATCCGACTTCACGTCCCAATTACTGTATCAATTTAACTCGGCTCCCTTCATCTATTTTTTGGAGACACTGACAGGCATACCTAATTTGATGCCTGACCCCTATTTCGTAGGAGGAGGCTTACATCAATTAAAACCGGGTGGTAAGTTAGGTGTACATGCCGACTTTAATATGCATGGGAAATTGCCTCATCTATCCAGAAGGATAAATGCTATTCTTTATCTTAATAAAGATTGGAAACCGGAGTACAACGGAGACCTTGAACTCTGGGATACTGACATGACCAAATGCGAAGTAAAGATTGCTCCTTTGTTCAATAGATTGGTGGTATTTGATGTAACAGACTTTAACTATCATGGAGTACCAGAGATCATTTCTTGTCCGGAAGGAATGACAAGAAAATCCATAGGTCTCTTCTACTTCACCGTAGGTAGACCAGAAGGAGAAGTAATACCTGGAAAAAAATCTACATTATTTAAGGCACGTCCGGGTGAAGAAGTGCCAGAAGGAACTCATTTTACACGAGATAATTATGACGGAGTGAAGGTAAAGAAGAACTTTAACTGGTTTATTGGTCAAATTCTTCCTCCTTTCGTAACTAATCTTTTGAAGAAGTAA
- a CDS encoding IS3 family transposase — protein sequence MQELRPEFNLQLLLDCSHMARSSFYYHQLCSKSDKYRELKELIKCIYHKHKGLYGYRRITDELQKLGRIINHKTVLKLMSLLGLKSLIRRKKYQSYRGDQGKIAPHILQRNFKADRPNQKWVTDITEFKVRDKKLYLSPIMDLYNQEIISYQLSERPSFDQVVDMLKKAFKKIPTSTELLFHSDQGWQYQMKQFQALLKKKGIVQSMSRKGNCLDNAIIENFFGTLKAEMFYIQKINSIEELKKEIKNYIYYYNHERIKSNLKKMSPIQYRTHFSET from the coding sequence ATACAAGAATTAAGGCCGGAGTTTAATCTACAGTTATTGTTAGATTGCTCTCATATGGCTAGAAGTAGCTTTTATTATCATCAACTCTGCAGTAAAAGCGACAAGTACCGTGAGCTAAAGGAGCTCATTAAATGCATTTATCATAAGCATAAAGGGCTTTATGGCTACAGAAGGATTACAGATGAGCTGCAAAAGCTAGGCCGGATCATCAACCATAAAACGGTTTTAAAGTTGATGAGTTTATTGGGATTGAAGAGCTTGATTCGAAGGAAGAAATACCAGTCGTATCGGGGAGATCAAGGTAAAATAGCACCTCATATTTTACAACGTAACTTTAAAGCGGATCGGCCAAATCAGAAATGGGTAACAGACATCACAGAATTTAAAGTTCGAGACAAAAAACTTTATCTGTCGCCGATAATGGATCTTTATAATCAAGAAATTATCAGTTATCAGTTAAGTGAACGTCCTAGTTTTGACCAAGTGGTAGATATGCTCAAAAAGGCATTCAAAAAGATCCCTACTAGTACCGAACTACTGTTCCACTCTGACCAGGGATGGCAATATCAAATGAAACAATTCCAAGCTCTGCTTAAGAAAAAGGGAATTGTACAAAGCATGTCAAGAAAAGGAAATTGCCTAGACAATGCCATTATTGAAAATTTCTTTGGAACACTAAAAGCTGAAATGTTTTACATCCAAAAAATCAATTCAATTGAAGAACTAAAAAAGGAAATCAAAAACTATATTTACTATTACAATCATGAAAGAATAAAGTCAAACCTAAAAAAAATGAGCCCGATTCAATATCGAACTCATTTCTCAGAAACTTAA
- a CDS encoding ABC transporter ATP-binding protein has protein sequence MTLTALFKKLRPFVRPYRVLVILTLVLTVIGSFAAQVNAYILRYTVDSISELMVAKEPLSKGFSLLTVISSILLGKELLNSVVQFGQKYYGERLRILIARDFSQSIVEKILTYRLAFYTSSENESGKLQTRIDTGISSLTRLVQNFFIDIFPLFANAIVALIAMFSANFWVGLVSLCIVPIYFYISQYQANKLSGFRRKMRNYRETKNHSIISLIESITVIKSFVRENDEAEKHRLIQLDMTNNQLETRKTAFIFDSIKSLIEQIGVVIIIILTAYFVLDGQMSIGAIMFHVMLFGNISAPIRQLHRIYDEVNDALIYSEGFFDILESEHQIENSGKYIPAQMKGKIELKNVDFVYPNGNQALFNVSMTIPPDETTALVGLSGAGKSTIVNLLDKFYEPTRGQIFIDGVDLADYDTTELRKHIGLVLQKNHIFKGTIAENIRYGRPDATDEEVIDAAKKAYIHDQVMLLSEGYESDARSLSGGQQQRIAIARLFLKNPPIIFLDEPTASLDAIATEQIKKSLDAIKENRTVIIISHSISQIIDANNIVVLEQGRAVESGHHEALFDQKGRYYEIFTAMANSLNIDKITKTLDHEEETE, from the coding sequence GTGACATTAACCGCCTTATTTAAAAAGTTAAGACCCTTTGTAAGACCTTACAGAGTACTCGTCATCTTAACCTTGGTCTTGACCGTGATAGGTTCCTTTGCAGCCCAAGTAAATGCCTATATTCTTAGATATACAGTAGATTCTATTTCCGAATTGATGGTAGCAAAGGAACCTCTCAGTAAAGGATTTTCCTTACTTACCGTCATTAGTTCTATTTTATTAGGAAAGGAACTCCTTAACTCCGTCGTTCAGTTTGGACAGAAATATTACGGAGAACGATTACGTATCTTGATTGCCAGAGATTTTTCTCAATCAATAGTGGAAAAGATCCTCACCTATCGTTTGGCATTTTACACCTCATCAGAGAACGAAAGTGGTAAACTTCAAACACGGATTGATACGGGAATCAGCAGCCTAACCCGTCTGGTACAGAACTTTTTCATTGATATCTTCCCATTATTTGCCAATGCCATTGTGGCCTTAATCGCTATGTTCTCGGCCAACTTCTGGGTGGGCTTAGTGAGTTTATGTATAGTTCCCATCTATTTCTATATCAGCCAATACCAAGCCAATAAACTAAGTGGTTTCCGTAGAAAAATGAGGAACTACAGAGAAACTAAAAACCATAGCATCATCAGTTTAATAGAATCTATCACCGTCATCAAATCCTTTGTCCGCGAGAATGATGAAGCAGAGAAACATAGATTGATCCAATTGGACATGACGAATAACCAACTGGAAACACGTAAAACTGCCTTTATTTTTGATAGTATCAAGAGTTTGATAGAACAAATCGGCGTGGTGATCATCATCATCCTGACCGCCTACTTTGTATTAGACGGCCAAATGTCTATAGGTGCTATCATGTTCCATGTGATGTTATTTGGTAATATCTCAGCTCCCATCAGGCAGTTGCACCGCATCTACGATGAAGTGAATGATGCCCTGATCTATTCGGAAGGATTCTTCGATATTTTGGAATCAGAGCATCAGATAGAGAACAGCGGAAAGTATATTCCTGCCCAGATGAAAGGCAAAATAGAATTGAAAAATGTAGACTTTGTGTATCCAAACGGTAACCAAGCCCTTTTCAATGTCAGTATGACCATTCCTCCTGATGAAACCACCGCCCTAGTAGGTTTAAGTGGAGCAGGGAAGAGTACTATCGTAAATCTATTGGACAAATTCTACGAGCCTACTCGTGGTCAAATCTTCATAGACGGCGTGGATTTGGCAGACTATGATACTACAGAATTGAGAAAGCACATCGGTCTAGTACTACAGAAGAATCACATCTTTAAGGGAACTATAGCTGAAAATATTCGCTACGGCCGACCAGACGCCACGGATGAAGAGGTGATTGATGCTGCGAAAAAAGCGTATATCCATGACCAGGTCATGCTCTTATCAGAAGGTTACGAGTCAGATGCAAGAAGTTTATCAGGAGGACAACAGCAGAGGATAGCTATTGCCAGATTATTCCTAAAAAATCCGCCCATCATCTTCCTAGATGAACCCACAGCCAGTCTCGATGCAATAGCTACCGAACAGATCAAAAAGAGCTTAGATGCTATAAAAGAAAACCGTACGGTAATCATCATATCACATAGTATTTCCCAAATAATTGACGCGAATAACATCGTAGTTCTAGAACAGGGCAGAGCGGTGGAAAGTGGACATCATGAAGCACTCTTTGACCAGAAAGGAAGATACTATGAAATCTTTACGGCCATGGCTAACAGTTTAAACATTGACAAGATCACAAAAACACTAGATCACGAGGAAGAAACAGAATAG
- a CDS encoding transposase: MSRKVKYDLAFKLRCVKDVLEKHQSIVRVSDSVGIKEVLLRKWLQEYEIGGLKGLEPKVSNRTYSSSFKLNVLKAIENENLSLKDARLRFRIPSDSTIITWQRNFATFGVNGLESKPKGRPITMNRKPKAPLTRLEELELENERLRCENAFLKKLRALIQAEEEQRRGQSQKPYKN, from the coding sequence ATGAGCAGGAAAGTAAAGTATGATCTAGCGTTTAAGCTAAGATGTGTAAAAGATGTTTTAGAAAAACATCAATCAATAGTAAGAGTAAGTGACAGCGTGGGGATTAAGGAAGTTCTTTTACGGAAGTGGTTACAAGAGTATGAAATAGGTGGTTTAAAAGGCCTGGAACCTAAGGTGAGCAATCGGACTTATAGTTCATCTTTTAAACTCAATGTTTTAAAGGCTATCGAAAATGAGAATTTAAGTTTAAAGGATGCGCGATTGAGATTTCGTATTCCAAGTGACTCAACCATAATCACTTGGCAAAGGAATTTTGCTACCTTTGGAGTCAACGGTTTAGAAAGCAAACCCAAAGGCCGTCCCATAACTATGAATCGCAAACCCAAAGCACCTTTAACGAGATTAGAAGAGCTAGAATTAGAAAACGAACGTTTACGTTGTGAAAATGCTTTTCTAAAAAAGTTGAGAGCCTTAATTCAAGCCGAGGAGGAACAACGCCGCGGACAATCGCAAAAGCCATACAAGAATTAA
- a CDS encoding META domain-containing protein, protein MKNFILITLLLAVFSCAKKQYSSHNSMNSLDWNGVYEGRLPGGNAVLTLNQDLTYSLSQGGKTTNGDFVWAEDGGRILLAEDNIHLKVGENFVRMVTVKGKDLGDYQLEKRFGGDLSIKEKYWKLVELNGKPIKAGQKEPHLIIKEGRVTGNGGCNGFSGSYELDESTMRISFSKVAATQMACMDAEYESEFFSVLNTADNYTTDGKTLSLNKARMAPLARFEAVYMK, encoded by the coding sequence ATGAAAAACTTCATCCTCATTACTCTATTATTGGCCGTTTTCTCTTGTGCCAAAAAGCAGTATTCTTCGCATAATAGTATGAATTCACTGGACTGGAATGGGGTCTATGAAGGTAGACTACCGGGTGGAAATGCCGTGCTAACTTTAAATCAAGATCTTACCTATAGTTTAAGCCAGGGAGGGAAAACTACTAATGGAGATTTTGTTTGGGCTGAAGATGGGGGTAGAATACTTTTGGCAGAAGATAACATTCATTTAAAGGTGGGAGAGAATTTTGTAAGAATGGTTACAGTGAAGGGAAAGGACTTAGGAGATTACCAGTTAGAGAAGAGATTCGGAGGGGATTTAAGCATCAAAGAAAAATATTGGAAACTTGTGGAGCTTAATGGAAAACCCATAAAAGCAGGTCAAAAAGAACCTCACCTGATCATTAAGGAAGGACGAGTAACCGGAAATGGTGGCTGCAATGGATTTAGCGGTAGCTATGAATTAGATGAATCTACCATGAGAATCAGCTTTAGTAAAGTAGCTGCTACACAGATGGCATGCATGGATGCAGAATATGAAAGCGAGTTCTTTAGCGTCCTAAACACGGCTGATAATTATACCACAGATGGAAAGACATTGAGTCTCAATAAGGCCAGGATGGCGCCATTAGCAAGATTTGAAGCGGTCTATATGAAATAG
- a CDS encoding glycoside hydrolase family 99-like domain-containing protein: MPKAVAIYLPQYHPIPENDKWWGKGFTEWTNVSSAEPQFKGHYQPQLPTDNGYYDLRVPETRQLHADMAKEYGIHGFCYYHYWFSGKRLLHQPIDEVLASKEPDFPFCYFWANENWSRRWEGQDKESVVLIEQKYSEEDHRAHAEWLIPSFKDERYMKINGRPIFLIYKPFDIPEVGRMFEIFEEVCAENGVPKPYFVGSNSHDPNRNPADIGFDTAIHFQTRHNLLSEFWIDGFTPKRMIRNLLQGVINPTLKIYDYKQYKERAKIHKIKYKGFPCPIVGFDNTARKGKNAVILKNQNVEDFKASLIDAVEDVKEFPEEEQIVFINSWNEWAEGNHLEPCVKFGRQFLEAVKEVFSKPSI; the protein is encoded by the coding sequence ATGCCCAAAGCTGTAGCGATTTATCTGCCGCAATACCATCCTATTCCAGAGAACGATAAGTGGTGGGGAAAAGGATTCACGGAATGGACAAATGTTTCGTCGGCAGAACCACAATTTAAAGGCCACTACCAACCTCAATTGCCAACTGACAATGGCTATTATGATCTGCGTGTACCGGAGACCCGGCAATTGCACGCGGACATGGCAAAGGAATACGGCATACACGGTTTTTGTTATTACCACTATTGGTTTTCAGGCAAACGCCTGCTTCATCAACCAATAGATGAAGTCCTGGCTTCCAAAGAGCCTGATTTCCCTTTTTGTTATTTCTGGGCCAATGAAAATTGGTCAAGAAGATGGGAGGGGCAGGATAAGGAAAGTGTAGTTCTTATTGAGCAAAAGTATAGTGAGGAAGATCACAGAGCTCATGCAGAATGGCTCATTCCGTCTTTTAAAGACGAGAGATACATGAAGATCAATGGCCGACCCATTTTCCTGATCTATAAACCTTTTGATATTCCGGAGGTGGGACGCATGTTTGAGATTTTTGAAGAAGTCTGTGCAGAAAATGGGGTTCCAAAACCCTATTTTGTAGGAAGTAATTCGCACGATCCAAACAGAAATCCTGCTGATATAGGTTTTGACACGGCCATTCATTTCCAGACCCGTCATAATTTACTTTCCGAGTTTTGGATTGATGGATTTACTCCAAAGCGAATGATTCGAAATTTGCTACAAGGCGTGATCAACCCTACCTTGAAGATCTACGATTACAAGCAATACAAGGAGAGAGCGAAAATTCATAAGATCAAATACAAGGGATTCCCATGTCCCATAGTGGGATTTGATAATACTGCTAGAAAGGGCAAAAACGCCGTTATCTTGAAGAATCAAAATGTAGAAGACTTCAAAGCTTCCTTGATAGACGCAGTAGAAGATGTGAAGGAATTCCCTGAAGAGGAGCAGATCGTCTTTATCAACTCATGGAATGAATGGGCCGAGGGAAATCACCTCGAACCCTGCGTAAAGTTTGGAAGACAGTTCTTAGAAGCCGTGAAAGAGGTCTTTTCTAAACCTTCCATTTGA